From the Rhodococcus sp. NBC_00297 genome, one window contains:
- the fadD5 gene encoding fatty-acid--CoA ligase FadD5: MADQSQPGRARRDNWNNQVRRHALMNPAGVALRFGGTTHTWRGLCDRVDALAGGLSHRGVTAGDRVLILMLNRPEYIESVLAINAVGAIAVPVNFRMSAPEITYLAQNSGAGLIVVEDALAPLAAAVGVADSIVVGGDGDTYEALIREGAPAPDTDVPDDAPALIMYTSGTTGRPKGAVLSHSNMQAQALTCIRALQMYGVDEINFCASPMFHIAALGSIAPSLKLGIPTVVHPVGAFDPAALLDVLEAEAVTTLFLVPVQWQAVCAEQARRPRTLSLRVISWGAAPASDTVLRAMSQTFPDALTVAVFGQTEMSPITCVLDGGDALRKLGSVGRVVATVEARVVDDDMVDVPRGDIGEIVYRGPTLMHGYWENPAATSDAFHGGWFHSGDLVRQDEEGFVFVVDRKKDMIISGGENIYCAEVENVLFSHPRILEAAVIGRPDDRWGEVPVAVVAQRGTDEPDLTLPDLVGWLDGRLAHYKHPRHLVLVEALPRNAGGKVVKVDLRRRFSD, translated from the coding sequence ATGGCGGATCAGTCGCAGCCCGGACGTGCACGGCGGGACAACTGGAACAACCAGGTACGACGACACGCACTGATGAATCCCGCGGGCGTGGCGCTGCGCTTCGGCGGGACGACGCACACCTGGCGCGGCCTCTGCGATCGTGTCGACGCACTCGCCGGCGGGTTGTCCCACCGTGGCGTGACGGCCGGGGACCGGGTGCTGATCCTCATGCTCAACCGGCCCGAGTACATCGAATCGGTGCTCGCCATCAATGCCGTCGGTGCGATCGCCGTGCCCGTCAACTTTCGGATGAGCGCCCCGGAGATCACCTACCTCGCGCAGAACAGCGGCGCCGGCCTCATCGTCGTGGAGGACGCTCTGGCGCCGCTCGCCGCGGCGGTGGGCGTCGCGGACTCGATCGTGGTGGGCGGAGACGGGGACACCTACGAGGCTCTGATCCGCGAGGGCGCGCCCGCGCCGGACACCGACGTCCCGGACGACGCACCGGCTCTGATCATGTACACCTCGGGAACGACCGGCCGTCCCAAAGGCGCTGTGCTGTCTCATTCCAACATGCAGGCTCAGGCGCTGACCTGCATTCGCGCCCTGCAGATGTACGGAGTCGACGAGATCAACTTCTGTGCGTCACCGATGTTCCACATCGCCGCCCTGGGCAGCATCGCCCCCAGCCTCAAGCTCGGCATCCCGACCGTCGTCCACCCCGTCGGCGCGTTCGATCCGGCCGCGTTGCTCGACGTCCTCGAGGCCGAGGCGGTGACCACCCTGTTCCTCGTGCCGGTGCAGTGGCAGGCGGTCTGCGCGGAACAGGCGCGCCGCCCCAGGACGTTGTCGCTGCGAGTGATCTCGTGGGGTGCGGCGCCGGCGTCGGACACCGTCCTGCGGGCGATGTCGCAGACCTTCCCCGACGCCCTCACCGTGGCCGTCTTCGGTCAGACCGAGATGTCGCCGATCACCTGCGTCCTCGACGGCGGCGACGCACTCCGCAAACTCGGGTCCGTGGGACGCGTCGTCGCCACGGTGGAGGCTCGGGTCGTCGACGACGACATGGTCGACGTCCCGCGAGGTGACATCGGCGAGATCGTCTATCGCGGGCCGACGCTGATGCACGGGTACTGGGAGAACCCTGCCGCCACGTCGGACGCGTTCCACGGCGGCTGGTTCCATTCCGGCGACCTGGTGCGTCAGGACGAGGAGGGCTTCGTCTTCGTCGTCGACCGCAAGAAGGACATGATCATCTCCGGCGGCGAGAACATCTACTGCGCCGAGGTCGAGAACGTGCTGTTCTCCCACCCCCGAATCCTCGAGGCAGCAGTGATAGGCCGCCCGGACGACCGCTGGGGTGAGGTGCCCGTCGCCGTCGTCGCGCAGCGCGGCACCGACGAGCCGGACCTCACGCTTCCCGACCTCGTCGGCTGGCTGGACGGACGCCTCGCGCACTACAAGCACCCGCGCCACCTGGTGCTGGTGGAGGCGCTCCCCCGCAACGCCGGCGGCAAGGTCGTGAAGGTCGACCTGCGCAGGCGTTTCTCCGACTAG
- a CDS encoding lipase family protein, with protein MTSLPRRFCPPVLVACVALASSVLLVPAPASAETAAGTVLSSTALDPALAPAGAAESYVVRYSTLRTAEQAGESTGTVFVPTGDAPADGWPVVSYAHGTTGVADSCAPSATGTAQYERPAIEAWLAAGHAVVATDYAGMGTPGVHAYLDGPAAGANAIDIVRAAHTMLGDRLSPEWITTGLSQGGNTSFFTAAAASTRAPDLDFRGAVSVAGPTGLDTVLPLVGPVLPPVVPSGFLGYVFYTLAGLADQRPELDVRQYLTPKGVEYLDAATTLCGTEFRDYRSAHPAQFGELLTRPLTPLAPVLEQMQAVPVSGYDRPLLVTQSLSDQTVPAPLTFVHTARMTAAGTDFQLVTFPTPDHIGTLMASMPASLDFAARVLS; from the coding sequence GTGACTTCTCTTCCCCGACGATTCTGTCCACCGGTCCTCGTCGCGTGCGTCGCACTCGCGTCGTCCGTCCTTCTCGTCCCTGCTCCCGCGTCCGCCGAGACGGCCGCGGGCACGGTGCTCTCCAGCACCGCGCTCGATCCCGCGCTGGCACCCGCCGGCGCCGCGGAGAGCTATGTGGTGCGCTACTCCACGCTGCGGACGGCCGAGCAGGCCGGGGAGTCGACGGGCACAGTGTTCGTGCCGACAGGCGATGCTCCCGCCGACGGATGGCCGGTCGTGTCCTACGCCCACGGCACCACCGGTGTCGCCGACTCGTGTGCGCCGTCGGCGACGGGCACCGCGCAGTACGAGCGTCCGGCGATCGAGGCGTGGCTGGCCGCCGGCCACGCCGTGGTGGCCACCGACTATGCGGGCATGGGGACTCCGGGTGTGCACGCCTATCTGGACGGACCCGCCGCCGGTGCCAACGCGATCGACATCGTCCGCGCAGCACACACGATGCTCGGCGATCGGCTCTCGCCGGAATGGATCACCACCGGCCTGTCCCAGGGCGGCAACACGTCCTTCTTCACCGCCGCAGCGGCATCCACCCGCGCACCGGACCTCGACTTCCGCGGCGCCGTGTCCGTGGCCGGCCCGACGGGGCTCGACACCGTGCTCCCGCTGGTCGGTCCGGTTCTCCCGCCGGTCGTCCCCAGCGGCTTTCTCGGCTACGTCTTCTACACTCTCGCCGGACTGGCGGACCAGCGTCCGGAACTCGACGTCCGGCAGTACCTGACGCCGAAGGGCGTCGAGTATCTCGACGCTGCGACCACGCTGTGCGGCACCGAGTTCCGCGATTATCGGTCGGCGCACCCGGCCCAGTTCGGGGAGCTTCTCACGCGCCCGTTGACGCCGCTGGCCCCCGTGCTCGAGCAGATGCAGGCCGTCCCCGTCAGTGGCTACGACCGGCCGCTCCTCGTGACTCAGAGCCTCTCCGATCAGACAGTTCCGGCTCCGCTCACGTTCGTCCACACGGCCCGGATGACCGCTGCCGGTACGGACTTCCAGCTGGTCACCTTTCCGACGCCCGATCACATCGGCACCCTGATGGCCTCCA